A genomic window from Bradyrhizobium sp. SK17 includes:
- the virB11 gene encoding P-type DNA transfer ATPase VirB11 translates to MNVLARSLTVFIDRALDPIRTWLEDDQVVEICANGPGEVWVERFGQAAMERHEVPSLTEHALRHLAERVAGHSGQSVNEEHPLLSAALPTGERFQGVMPPATTAGGAFAIRKQVIKEMRLDDYRKMGSFEKVTTAGEGTLSETDRCLCEHLDAGRIEAFIRLAVVSRYSILLSGGTSSGKTTFLNAILKEVPVEERIITIEDTREVKPIQKNHLPLVASKGDQGEARVSVETLLQASMRLRPDRIFLGEIRGAEAYSFLRAINTGHPGSITTVHADSPAGAFEQLALMVMQAGLGLRRDEIVGYIKSVLPIVIQQTKVGGWRGTSAVHFSRMAEWREQRTGGRGRHGARRRL, encoded by the coding sequence GTGAACGTGCTGGCACGAAGTCTGACGGTCTTCATTGACCGCGCACTCGATCCAATCCGCACCTGGCTCGAGGACGACCAGGTCGTCGAGATTTGCGCCAACGGACCTGGCGAGGTCTGGGTCGAGCGTTTCGGACAAGCTGCGATGGAACGGCACGAGGTGCCCAGCCTCACGGAGCATGCTCTCCGGCACCTCGCCGAGCGTGTCGCGGGACATTCGGGCCAGAGCGTCAACGAGGAGCATCCGTTGCTGTCGGCCGCGCTGCCGACCGGAGAGCGCTTCCAGGGCGTGATGCCGCCGGCGACGACGGCGGGAGGCGCGTTCGCGATCCGCAAGCAGGTCATCAAGGAAATGCGCCTCGACGACTATCGAAAGATGGGATCGTTCGAGAAGGTGACAACGGCCGGGGAAGGGACACTATCGGAAACCGACCGCTGCCTGTGCGAGCACCTGGATGCCGGCCGCATCGAGGCGTTCATCCGCCTCGCCGTGGTCAGCCGCTATTCGATCCTCCTGTCAGGCGGGACGAGCTCCGGCAAGACCACGTTCCTCAACGCCATCCTCAAGGAAGTGCCGGTCGAGGAGCGCATCATCACCATCGAGGACACGCGCGAGGTAAAGCCGATCCAGAAGAACCACCTGCCGCTCGTCGCTTCAAAAGGTGACCAGGGGGAGGCCCGTGTCAGCGTTGAGACGCTTCTGCAGGCCTCGATGCGGTTGCGGCCCGACCGCATCTTCCTCGGCGAGATTCGCGGCGCCGAGGCCTACTCCTTCTTGCGCGCCATCAATACTGGCCACCCGGGCAGCATCACGACGGTGCACGCCGACAGTCCCGCGGGCGCCTTCGAGCAACTTGCGTTGATGGTGATGCAGGCCGGGCTCGGCCTGCGCCGCGACGAGATCGTCGGCTACATCAAGTCGGTGCTGCCCATCGTCATCCAGCAGACGAAGGTCGGCGGATGGCGCGGCACGTCGGCGGTGCATTTCTCGCGCATGGCGGAATGGCGGGAGCAGCGGACCGGGGGAAGAGGCCGTCATGGCGCGCGTCGTCGCCTATAG
- a CDS encoding type IV secretion system protein, translated as MGNTFNITSLLQSVDQLGQNYVSTAYQALASAATSGGGTGVAGLLLTLYVIFWGIGIWQGTSTGGPADHAFRLFRAMLIYVMATKWGDFQTLAYNFLNDGPSAIGNALLSAVTSANNTGTSANLNSVNGVQSALQNMWNTTNSATEAFLQNAGITNWGPYIFAAVFYVVMAILIGFAIFLIVLSKMFMWLLLALAPLFILLLLFGVTTRFFSGWLSALAQYFLVQVLVYAFLAFYVSLIQQTIDTLNGVANSKSATWATIGPVVLLAIIGILLLSQINNMAAALAGGVPIFAPRIGSVLATATGYRLGAAANQARLAFRNPLNPASVSRREELASRQRARVGLRAASWAQSAEFRRLAEQLRSPGVPPASSGGGRP; from the coding sequence ATGGGAAACACGTTCAACATCACGTCGCTGCTGCAATCGGTCGATCAGCTCGGTCAGAACTACGTCTCAACTGCCTACCAGGCATTGGCGAGCGCCGCGACGTCAGGCGGCGGAACAGGCGTCGCCGGATTGTTGCTCACGCTCTATGTGATTTTCTGGGGCATTGGCATCTGGCAGGGCACCTCGACGGGCGGCCCGGCTGATCACGCATTCCGGCTGTTTCGCGCGATGCTGATCTACGTCATGGCCACGAAGTGGGGCGACTTCCAGACGCTGGCGTATAATTTCCTCAACGATGGGCCTTCCGCCATCGGCAATGCGCTGCTCAGCGCCGTCACGAGCGCCAACAACACCGGAACGTCCGCGAACCTCAACTCCGTCAACGGCGTGCAGTCGGCGCTTCAGAATATGTGGAACACGACCAACAGCGCCACCGAGGCGTTTCTTCAGAACGCCGGCATCACCAATTGGGGTCCCTACATCTTCGCCGCCGTGTTCTACGTGGTGATGGCGATCCTGATCGGCTTCGCGATCTTCCTCATCGTGCTGTCGAAGATGTTCATGTGGTTGCTGCTGGCATTGGCGCCGCTGTTCATTCTCCTGCTGCTGTTCGGCGTCACGACACGGTTCTTCAGCGGCTGGCTCAGCGCGCTCGCCCAGTATTTTCTCGTGCAGGTGCTCGTCTATGCGTTTCTTGCCTTCTACGTCTCATTGATCCAGCAGACGATCGACACGCTCAACGGCGTCGCCAATTCGAAGTCTGCGACCTGGGCCACCATCGGCCCGGTGGTGCTGCTCGCGATCATCGGCATTCTGTTGCTCAGCCAGATCAACAATATGGCGGCGGCGCTCGCTGGCGGCGTACCGATCTTCGCGCCGCGGATCGGTTCGGTGCTCGCAACCGCGACCGGCTATCGCCTCGGCGCCGCCGCGAACCAGGCCCGTCTCGCCTTCCGCAATCCGCTCAATCCGGCCTCGGTCTCGCGCCGCGAGGAGCTGGCGTCGCGCCAGCGCGCGCGCGTCGGCCTGCGCGCCGCATCATGGGCGCAATCGGCGGAATTTCGGCGCCTTGCCGAACAGCTGCGTAGTCCGGGCGTGCCGCCGGCCTCTAGTGGCGGAGGTCGGCCATGA
- a CDS encoding type IV secretion system protein has product MRWIFVLAVLPLAFTGAPPALAQVPVLDSANLAKAQQIATSTQQILTADQQILQFTQKTLQAVTGDRSSQAQGTLAQMALGGGFSMAQAPSLGSVISGGALSFAGMGSASQNIVSSLINGLQLVQTITGLVSGQTHPADTAYKNSVNVAATLSGLINSTQSAVQQRSSAFTQGGQQIGKAQDLKGSVDQNTQVQIQTGQTVNELNGVVNNAAAAANQANLDRIAAESSAARAMKFTQ; this is encoded by the coding sequence ATGCGTTGGATATTCGTGCTCGCCGTGTTGCCGCTGGCTTTCACAGGGGCGCCGCCGGCGCTGGCGCAGGTGCCTGTCCTGGACAGCGCCAACCTCGCGAAGGCGCAGCAGATCGCGACCAGCACGCAGCAGATCCTCACCGCGGATCAGCAGATCCTCCAGTTCACGCAAAAGACCTTGCAGGCTGTAACCGGCGACCGCTCATCCCAGGCGCAGGGCACGCTGGCCCAGATGGCGCTCGGCGGCGGCTTCTCGATGGCGCAGGCGCCTTCTCTCGGTTCGGTGATTTCGGGCGGAGCCTTGTCGTTCGCGGGAATGGGATCGGCGTCCCAGAACATCGTCTCGAGCCTCATCAACGGACTGCAGCTGGTCCAGACCATCACCGGTCTCGTCAGCGGCCAAACCCATCCGGCCGACACCGCATACAAAAACTCTGTCAACGTTGCCGCGACTCTCTCCGGACTGATCAATTCGACGCAGAGCGCGGTGCAGCAGCGATCGTCCGCGTTCACGCAAGGCGGGCAACAGATCGGCAAGGCGCAGGATCTCAAGGGCAGCGTCGACCAGAATACGCAAGTCCAGATCCAGACTGGGCAGACGGTCAACGAGCTGAACGGCGTCGTCAACAATGCGGCGGCCGCCGCCAATCAAGCAAACCTCGATCGCATTGCCGCGGAATCGTCCGCCGCCCGCGCGATGAAGTTCACACAGTAA
- a CDS encoding virB8 family protein, with the protein MTEITATEPARVDPRYYEDGATWEQDIARRNRNSRALAWIVAAIMTVVAVGALGTLALLVPLKTYEPYMVVVDKTTGFVEVKRPMAEGPLTQDEAVTTFNVVRYIKARETYDPKALKDNFDLAQLLATGDAARELMEIYLPANPSNPIKVYGTNTVVAVTIKSVTFPNNRTALARFSTEEKSSTNIITRNWVSLVRFRYTSAPMRNEWRFDNPLGFQVLEYRRDQETAPSPGTVGAQQ; encoded by the coding sequence ATGACGGAGATCACCGCCACGGAGCCGGCGCGCGTCGATCCACGGTACTATGAGGATGGGGCGACGTGGGAGCAGGATATCGCACGCCGCAACCGCAACTCCCGCGCACTTGCGTGGATCGTCGCCGCGATAATGACCGTCGTCGCAGTCGGGGCGCTCGGAACGCTGGCCTTGCTTGTTCCGCTCAAGACTTACGAGCCCTACATGGTGGTCGTCGACAAGACGACCGGCTTTGTCGAGGTCAAGCGTCCGATGGCCGAGGGTCCGCTGACACAGGACGAGGCAGTCACGACCTTCAATGTCGTGCGCTACATCAAGGCGCGCGAGACCTACGACCCGAAGGCGTTGAAGGACAACTTCGACCTCGCCCAGCTACTGGCGACAGGAGACGCGGCACGCGAACTGATGGAAATCTATTTGCCCGCCAATCCGAGCAACCCCATCAAGGTCTACGGCACCAACACGGTCGTCGCGGTCACAATCAAATCGGTGACGTTCCCGAACAACCGCACCGCACTGGCGCGGTTCTCCACCGAGGAAAAATCGTCGACCAACATCATCACCCGCAACTGGGTCTCGCTCGTCCGGTTTCGCTACACGTCCGCGCCGATGCGCAATGAGTGGCGCTTCGACAATCCCCTCGGCTTCCAGGTGTTGGAGTATCGCCGCGATCAGGAGACGGCGCCGTCGCCGGGAACGGTCGGTGCGCAGCAATGA
- a CDS encoding type IV secretory system conjugative DNA transfer family protein: MARVVAYRIGIAILLLLAFWLLWSMAYEVVVALRWAPSRFPSEGATRWALFRMQNADRSADFFLIAWRHFHDRLLFPGTRVEALIRAGYAAASVFALGLAGVLFAFINRRQMPYGEARFGTVMEAAKQGLTAKHGIILGTLGGATIRSDEPAHILVVGPSRSGKGTGFVLPNGYLWQGSAVFFDPKRENFEALANHRAAMGNKVFMFSPGSNDTHRYNPLDFVRRDERMATDCLVVASFVIPEKADDTWAGAGRLLLSSLIGYVLASPLIAGAQHMRTVARMTTTGKDISSVLRAIVKTERQHLPTWVADSFNQYIALEPETRNSAVFNVNMAMSLWNNGLISAATETSDFDIRELRRHPMTIFIGCTIAELSIFRPLIRILFQQIHDLMMVKIPGEDEPHQVLLMLDEFYHVGRMDSLISKITISAGYGFRMAIVMQDIAQLDELYGRNTRITTVSGSQIKLFIQINDLDTSEFVSEMLGETTQVYKTPIQRPGQGVFAPRVWSPHYTPRPLRSPLELREMSARLSILMVKNSRSFELTKFRHYADKPYRIFYEKAKATPPVLPVLREWQDEPLGGAIMSGPDQPKEAVNVDAVPTPTEAPTMRKTPKRRSAKKFESRKLPEVPPASDTPLTLIARSESQKPARRTLSLGAAPPVPAGESCDVRHILASVSTAQDEDFIAVLSGLERSISASQGVRQAAETLVSLHRSFGDDIK, translated from the coding sequence ATGGCGCGCGTCGTCGCCTATAGGATCGGCATCGCCATCCTGCTGCTGCTCGCCTTCTGGCTTTTGTGGAGCATGGCCTACGAAGTGGTCGTGGCGCTGCGCTGGGCGCCGAGCCGCTTCCCGAGCGAGGGCGCGACCCGCTGGGCCCTGTTTCGGATGCAGAACGCCGACCGATCCGCCGATTTCTTCCTGATCGCCTGGCGCCATTTTCACGACCGTCTGCTGTTCCCCGGCACGCGCGTTGAAGCCCTGATCCGCGCCGGCTACGCGGCGGCGAGCGTATTCGCGCTAGGGCTCGCCGGCGTGCTCTTCGCATTCATCAATCGGCGCCAGATGCCGTATGGCGAGGCCCGGTTCGGCACTGTGATGGAAGCAGCCAAGCAGGGGCTGACCGCAAAGCACGGGATAATCCTGGGGACGCTCGGCGGAGCCACGATCCGCTCCGACGAGCCCGCGCACATCCTGGTCGTGGGTCCGTCGCGCTCGGGAAAGGGCACCGGCTTCGTCCTTCCGAACGGCTATCTCTGGCAGGGCTCGGCGGTGTTCTTCGATCCCAAGCGCGAAAACTTCGAGGCGCTCGCCAACCATCGGGCCGCGATGGGCAACAAGGTCTTCATGTTCTCGCCCGGATCGAATGACACCCACCGCTACAATCCGCTCGATTTCGTGCGACGCGACGAGCGGATGGCGACGGACTGCCTGGTGGTGGCCTCCTTCGTCATCCCCGAAAAAGCGGACGACACATGGGCCGGGGCAGGGCGTCTGCTGCTGTCGTCGCTGATCGGCTACGTCCTCGCCTCGCCGCTGATCGCCGGCGCGCAGCACATGCGCACCGTGGCCCGCATGACGACCACGGGCAAGGACATCTCCTCCGTACTGCGGGCGATCGTAAAGACCGAGCGCCAGCACCTGCCGACCTGGGTGGCGGACAGCTTCAATCAGTACATCGCGCTCGAGCCCGAGACGCGCAATTCAGCCGTGTTCAACGTCAACATGGCGATGTCGCTCTGGAACAATGGGCTGATCTCGGCAGCGACAGAGACGTCCGACTTCGATATCCGGGAGCTGCGCCGGCACCCGATGACGATCTTCATCGGCTGCACCATCGCGGAGCTGTCGATCTTCCGGCCGCTGATCCGGATTCTGTTCCAGCAAATCCACGACCTGATGATGGTGAAGATTCCCGGCGAGGACGAGCCGCACCAGGTGCTGCTCATGCTCGATGAATTCTACCATGTCGGTCGGATGGACTCGCTGATCTCGAAGATCACCATCAGCGCCGGCTATGGATTTCGCATGGCGATCGTGATGCAGGACATCGCGCAGCTCGACGAGCTCTATGGCAGAAACACGCGCATTACCACGGTCTCAGGCTCGCAGATCAAATTGTTCATCCAGATCAACGACCTCGACACATCGGAGTTCGTCTCAGAGATGCTGGGCGAGACGACACAGGTTTACAAGACGCCGATCCAGCGTCCGGGGCAGGGCGTGTTCGCGCCGCGCGTTTGGTCGCCGCATTATACCCCGCGCCCGCTGCGCAGTCCGCTGGAGCTTCGCGAGATGTCGGCGCGCCTTTCGATCCTTATGGTGAAGAACTCGCGATCGTTCGAATTGACCAAATTCCGGCACTACGCGGATAAACCCTACCGGATATTTTATGAAAAGGCGAAAGCCACGCCTCCCGTCCTGCCCGTGCTGCGCGAATGGCAAGACGAGCCTTTGGGAGGCGCGATAATGTCAGGGCCGGATCAGCCGAAGGAAGCAGTGAACGTTGACGCCGTGCCGACACCGACCGAAGCACCGACGATGCGCAAAACCCCAAAGCGACGATCAGCCAAGAAATTCGAAAGCAGGAAGCTGCCGGAAGTCCCGCCGGCCTCTGACACCCCTTTGACGCTTATCGCCCGATCAGAGTCGCAAAAGCCGGCGCGAAGGACATTGTCGCTAGGCGCAGCGCCACCAGTTCCGGCGGGGGAGAGCTGCGACGTGCGTCACATCCTGGCGTCTGTTTCTACAGCTCAAGACGAAGATTTTATCGCAGTGTTGAGCGGACTGGAAAGGTCGATTTCGGCAAGCCAAGGGGTGCGACAAGCAGCGGAAACGCTGGTTTCGCTCCATCGATCTTTCGGCGATGATATTAAGTAG
- a CDS encoding FAD/NAD(P)-binding oxidoreductase — protein sequence MVAPVQGMTGRRILIVGGGCAGITTAATLKKHDSSLEIAIIEPSDLHWYQPGFTLVGAGIFTRAQTERREETLIPKGVRWIKKAAAEFLPDQNAVRLQDNSLEHYDFLIACPGLKLAWEKIEGLTESLGRNGVCSNYLPKYAQYTWDSIKGFRGGTALFTQPPMPIKCAGAPQKIMYLMADHHRRQGKLNQAKIEFCLAGDVMFGVPFFVPPLLDAVKDYGINVRYKHHLKAVDAAAKRAIFMVTDEAGATSEIEKSFDLMHVTPPQTGLDFVRASPLANAAGWIEVDQGTLQHTRYQNIFGLGDAASTPNAKTAAAVRMQVPVVVKNLLSVMKGQKAAAVYDGYGSCPLTVAIGKIVLAEFAYGGKVTPSFPLDPRVPRRSMWYLKTKLLPWLYWNHMFGGGEFDIPHKERSFAKAA from the coding sequence ATGGTTGCGCCAGTTCAGGGAATGACAGGTCGACGGATTTTGATTGTCGGCGGAGGTTGCGCCGGGATCACAACGGCGGCGACTCTGAAAAAGCATGATTCCTCACTGGAGATCGCCATCATCGAGCCATCAGACCTGCATTGGTATCAGCCCGGATTTACACTCGTCGGTGCCGGAATCTTCACGCGTGCGCAAACCGAACGGCGGGAAGAGACACTAATCCCCAAGGGCGTTCGCTGGATCAAAAAAGCCGCTGCTGAATTTCTGCCGGATCAGAACGCTGTTCGCCTGCAGGACAACTCACTTGAACATTACGATTTCCTGATTGCGTGTCCGGGCCTGAAGCTTGCCTGGGAAAAGATCGAAGGGCTCACGGAGTCACTCGGACGAAATGGCGTATGCAGCAACTATCTTCCCAAGTACGCGCAGTACACGTGGGACTCGATCAAGGGGTTTCGAGGCGGCACTGCGCTATTCACCCAGCCGCCGATGCCGATCAAATGCGCCGGCGCTCCGCAGAAGATCATGTACTTGATGGCTGATCATCATCGGCGCCAGGGAAAGCTCAATCAGGCCAAGATCGAATTCTGCCTCGCCGGCGACGTCATGTTTGGCGTTCCTTTTTTCGTTCCGCCGCTGTTGGACGCAGTCAAGGATTACGGAATCAACGTTCGCTATAAGCACCACCTGAAGGCTGTAGATGCTGCAGCAAAGCGCGCGATCTTCATGGTCACAGACGAAGCAGGCGCGACATCGGAGATCGAAAAGTCGTTCGATCTGATGCACGTCACGCCACCGCAAACAGGTCTCGATTTTGTTCGCGCGAGCCCGCTTGCAAATGCGGCCGGCTGGATCGAGGTCGATCAAGGCACGCTGCAGCATACGCGGTACCAGAACATATTCGGTCTCGGAGACGCGGCCTCGACACCTAACGCAAAAACCGCGGCTGCAGTACGGATGCAAGTCCCTGTCGTCGTCAAGAACTTGCTGTCGGTGATGAAAGGGCAAAAGGCCGCGGCGGTGTACGACGGCTATGGCTCCTGTCCGCTTACCGTTGCGATCGGCAAGATCGTGCTGGCTGAATTCGCCTATGGCGGCAAGGTTACGCCGAGCTTCCCGCTCGACCCGCGCGTTCCTCGACGAAGCATGTGGTATCTCAAAACCAAACTTTTACCGTGGCTATACTGGAATCACATGTTCGGCGGCGGCGAGTTCGATATTCCGCATAAGGAGCGGAGTTTCGCGAAGGCGGCGTGA
- a CDS encoding DUF2892 domain-containing protein, whose translation MINVGSLDRVVRFVIGLALLISPFIPQFADFFLSWGMWKYAVAAVGLVLISTAMFRICPAYMLFGIRTCRAS comes from the coding sequence ATGATTAATGTTGGTTCGCTTGATCGTGTCGTGCGTTTCGTGATTGGCCTCGCGCTGTTGATCTCGCCATTCATTCCGCAGTTTGCAGACTTTTTCCTCAGTTGGGGCATGTGGAAATACGCCGTGGCGGCGGTTGGTCTCGTTCTCATTTCCACGGCCATGTTTCGAATATGCCCTGCTTATATGTTGTTCGGAATAAGAACATGCCGCGCATCATGA
- a CDS encoding substrate-binding domain-containing protein has product MRRLAIVIAVASLAMSISASVQAAGIIHVYGPGGPLPAMKEAAAAFGKKHSIEVEVTAGPTPQWIDNAKADADLIFSGSEVMMSDFIAAMPDIDTSTVQPLYLRPAAILVRPGNPGHITGVADLLKPGHRILVVNGAGQQGLWEDVAGRLGDMASVRAFRSNIVKVAGNSAQAKQSWTEDPSIDAWLIWSIWQVANAKVADQVAVEPQYAIYRDTGIALTKRGEARPDVKKFARFLASPEGAAIFEKWGWVTSKR; this is encoded by the coding sequence ATGCGCCGTTTAGCTATCGTTATCGCGGTCGCAAGTCTTGCGATGAGTATCAGCGCCTCCGTTCAAGCGGCGGGAATTATTCACGTGTATGGTCCTGGTGGGCCGTTACCTGCGATGAAGGAAGCGGCTGCGGCCTTCGGTAAAAAACACAGTATCGAAGTCGAAGTCACTGCGGGGCCGACCCCACAGTGGATCGATAATGCAAAGGCGGATGCAGACCTGATCTTTAGCGGATCGGAAGTGATGATGTCCGATTTCATCGCCGCGATGCCGGATATCGACACCTCCACTGTCCAACCACTTTATCTGAGGCCAGCGGCGATCCTCGTGCGACCCGGTAATCCGGGTCACATCACCGGCGTCGCCGACTTGCTGAAGCCGGGTCATCGTATTTTGGTGGTGAACGGGGCCGGGCAACAGGGGCTTTGGGAAGACGTGGCCGGGCGCCTCGGCGATATGGCCAGCGTGCGGGCGTTTCGATCGAATATCGTAAAAGTGGCCGGCAACAGCGCCCAAGCGAAGCAGAGCTGGACCGAAGATCCCTCCATCGATGCGTGGCTGATCTGGTCGATTTGGCAGGTCGCTAACGCCAAGGTTGCCGATCAGGTCGCCGTGGAGCCGCAATACGCGATTTATCGCGACACAGGAATCGCGCTGACGAAAAGGGGCGAGGCCCGCCCTGATGTGAAAAAGTTTGCAAGGTTCCTCGCCTCGCCGGAAGGTGCGGCGATTTTCGAAAAGTGGGGCTGGGTTACCTCGAAACGTTGA
- the virB9 gene encoding P-type conjugative transfer protein VirB9 produces the protein MRKNRIVVGLILCIAASAAHAEALPRPGRTDSRVRDVVYNRDNVTAIDASYGTSTMIELQPDEKIETLALGDSIAWKVEPNRKGDIIFVKPVDKNAISNLNVVTDKRIYSFLLRSNTRPPAGQIYAVRFRFPDDEASAKLLDEAKQRAANPNLKDLNIANANSDYGYKGSSVNKPVAVFDDGTKTWFRFEGETPAIYIVDADRNESLINFRTEGPYVIVDKVSPQWTLRNGQESTCIFNRRLTNVHEPNGLEPYAPQRVGAATTVGG, from the coding sequence ATGAGGAAGAATCGTATCGTCGTAGGCCTTATTCTCTGCATCGCGGCGAGCGCCGCTCACGCGGAGGCGTTGCCGCGCCCTGGCCGCACCGATTCCCGCGTCCGCGACGTTGTCTACAACAGGGACAATGTCACGGCGATCGACGCCAGCTACGGCACCTCGACGATGATCGAGCTGCAGCCGGACGAGAAGATCGAAACGCTGGCACTCGGCGACTCGATTGCCTGGAAGGTCGAGCCGAACCGCAAGGGCGACATCATCTTCGTCAAGCCGGTCGACAAGAACGCGATATCGAACCTCAACGTCGTCACCGACAAGCGCATCTATTCCTTCCTGCTGCGCTCGAACACGCGGCCGCCGGCCGGTCAAATCTATGCCGTGCGATTCCGATTTCCCGATGACGAGGCGAGCGCCAAGCTGCTGGACGAAGCCAAGCAGCGCGCGGCCAACCCCAACCTCAAGGATCTCAACATCGCCAACGCCAACAGCGATTACGGCTACAAGGGCTCGTCGGTGAACAAGCCAGTCGCCGTGTTCGATGACGGGACCAAGACCTGGTTTCGGTTCGAGGGCGAGACGCCGGCGATCTACATCGTCGACGCGGACCGCAACGAGAGCCTCATCAATTTCCGGACCGAAGGTCCCTACGTCATCGTCGACAAGGTCTCGCCGCAATGGACGCTCCGCAACGGCCAGGAATCGACGTGCATCTTCAACCGCCGCCTCACCAACGTGCATGAGCCGAACGGGCTTGAGCCCTACGCGCCGCAACGCGTGGGTGCAGCCACGACCGTGGGAGGCTGA
- the virB10 gene encoding type IV secretion system protein VirB10 — protein MPTADDYRSFELEAAAASSVARGRTALGSFLKFGVPIGALIVAGWMIYGTVARRAPALTTPDQEEFRTTQFPAPSLSTPRVQTNQGTIVIPQAPAEPAPPPPPVAPPLALPAPPPPEPPLAGALPNDDEARRLAELERQRQEEERRKWERLRAPQVIADNAAAAANQSSAEDGSRAAGGPEDDPNRRFLSSVSAAGVEVSRATKNDRIDALVAQGTMIRGILETALQSDLPGMVRAVVTENVWSFDGRRVLIPAGSRLVGEYKSGIAQGQTRVFVVWTRMLRSDGVSVQLGSNGTDDLGRAGNAGFVDNHYMERFGSAILLSIVGGAAQFLSAYGQNTNNTSGNGSIITTTDPVTGVVMQTQTGVNQLNLQARQIAAQNVSQTLTNIAQEALRNSINIPPTIYLDQGTRIIVFVRRDLDFSALYPDPVKEALRELKRERAGTKSDGLH, from the coding sequence ATGCCCACCGCTGACGACTATCGCTCGTTTGAACTGGAAGCCGCGGCGGCAAGCTCCGTCGCGCGCGGCCGGACCGCGCTCGGCAGCTTCCTGAAATTCGGCGTCCCGATCGGCGCACTTATTGTCGCTGGCTGGATGATCTACGGAACGGTCGCGCGGCGCGCGCCCGCCCTGACGACGCCGGACCAGGAGGAATTCAGGACGACGCAATTTCCCGCGCCGTCGCTGTCGACGCCAAGAGTTCAGACCAACCAGGGCACCATCGTCATCCCGCAGGCGCCGGCCGAACCCGCTCCACCACCTCCTCCGGTCGCGCCGCCACTTGCACTGCCCGCGCCGCCTCCGCCTGAACCACCCTTGGCGGGGGCGCTGCCGAATGACGACGAAGCCCGCCGCCTCGCAGAGCTCGAGCGTCAGCGACAGGAGGAGGAGCGGCGGAAATGGGAGCGCCTGCGGGCTCCCCAGGTCATTGCCGACAACGCCGCGGCCGCGGCGAACCAGTCCAGCGCGGAGGACGGCTCCCGGGCGGCCGGCGGGCCGGAGGATGACCCCAATCGCCGCTTCCTTTCGTCCGTCTCCGCAGCCGGCGTCGAGGTTTCCCGCGCCACCAAGAACGATCGGATCGACGCGCTGGTGGCGCAGGGGACGATGATTCGTGGTATATTGGAGACGGCTCTTCAGAGCGATCTGCCCGGCATGGTGCGCGCGGTCGTAACCGAGAACGTCTGGTCGTTCGACGGCCGGCGGGTGTTGATCCCAGCGGGGAGCCGCCTTGTCGGGGAATACAAGTCAGGCATTGCCCAAGGGCAGACGCGCGTCTTTGTCGTCTGGACGCGGATGCTGCGGTCGGACGGCGTCTCGGTGCAATTGGGGTCTAACGGGACCGATGATCTGGGGCGCGCCGGCAACGCCGGCTTCGTGGACAACCACTACATGGAGCGATTTGGCTCCGCGATCCTGCTCTCGATCGTCGGCGGCGCGGCTCAGTTCTTGAGCGCTTACGGCCAGAACACCAACAACACCAGCGGTAACGGCTCAATCATCACGACGACGGATCCCGTGACGGGGGTCGTCATGCAGACGCAGACAGGCGTGAACCAGTTAAATCTCCAGGCGCGTCAAATCGCGGCGCAGAACGTGTCCCAGACCCTGACCAACATCGCGCAGGAGGCGCTCAGGAACTCGATCAACATTCCGCCTACGATCTACCTCGACCAAGGGACGCGGATCATCGTGTTCGTGCGGCGCGACCTCGACTTTTCGGCGCTCTATCCGGACCCGGTCAAGGAAGCCTTGAGGGAGTTGAAGCGTGAACGTGCTGGCACGAAGTCTGACGGTCTTCATTGA
- a CDS encoding TIGR01244 family sulfur transferase has translation MKIIKVNDILSVGPQPDLSDFNGLKAGGFGSVINNRPDGEEPTQPAAAEASGAAEAAGLRYARQPIVLGAVTEADIRQFQKNLAQLDQPVFAHCKTGTRSLTLWTLGEVLDGRMEATEILPFGERHGLDLKVAAKWASDHASSDGAK, from the coding sequence GTGAAGATCATCAAAGTGAACGACATCCTGTCTGTCGGTCCGCAGCCAGACTTAAGTGATTTCAATGGGTTGAAGGCAGGCGGGTTTGGGTCCGTGATCAATAATCGGCCGGATGGCGAGGAGCCAACTCAGCCTGCGGCAGCCGAGGCTTCAGGTGCAGCGGAAGCGGCCGGGCTTCGCTATGCCCGCCAACCGATTGTGCTCGGAGCGGTCACCGAGGCGGACATCCGGCAATTCCAGAAAAATCTCGCGCAACTCGATCAACCAGTTTTTGCCCACTGCAAAACCGGCACGCGGTCGCTGACTCTCTGGACCTTGGGCGAGGTTCTGGACGGCCGCATGGAGGCAACGGAGATTTTGCCATTCGGAGAACGGCACGGACTTGATTTGAAAGTCGCGGCGAAATGGGCTTCAGACCACGCTTCAAGCGACGGTGCGAAATGA